From the genome of Candidozyma auris chromosome 2, complete sequence, one region includes:
- a CDS encoding leucine carboxy methyltransferase — MSMLSIREKKDKLIRATDLDALSCRHCANQKGYFVPTDTYIQDMLDSYEQNLPFCHGYTALSAGRALRSLFNDPKYPLINRGTYFRTKSINTVVERFISSYEKCQIVSLGGGSDTRAFRVLEEHGSRVKYMEIDFAESVKIKKWAIMHSPVLSKIVGSELQSLTVKDKQSFIDMEPELHTPNYDLVALDLREIDDSGDEAILAHLNDDLPTLVISECVLCYLTPEDNEKIVGFWRKKLTNVAILMYEPMGLGDTFGSTMEQNLINRGIDLYTFQKYPDLRSRESFFKNVLHFQVVKATDLAEIGGYTSNDLSWLSSDEVTRVNRIEMIDEVEEISLLLRHYCLIYAQSGDIAAQISSLKWLF, encoded by the coding sequence ATGTCCATGCTATCTATCcgagaaaaaaaggacAAGCTCATACGAGCAACCGACTTAGATGCCCTCAGCTGTCGCCATTGCGCCAATCAAAAGGGCTATTTTGTTCCTACAGATACTTATATTCAAGATATGCTCGACTCCTATGAGCAAAATCTTCCATTCTGTCACGGTTACACGGCATTATCTGCTGGTAGAGCATTGAGGTCTCTTTTCAATGACCCAAAATATCCATTGATCAACAGAGGTACTTACTTCCGCACAAAACTGATCAACACCGTTGTTGAGCGCTTCATCAGCTCCTATGAGAAATGTCAGATCGTGTCTCTAGGAGGTGGTTCTGATACAAGGGCTTTTCGTGTGCTAGAGGAGCACGGAAGCAGGGTGAAGTACATGGAGATTGACTTTGCCGAACTGgtgaaaatcaaaaagtGGGCTATCATGCACAGTCCAGTGCTTCTGAAGATAGTTGGCCTGGAGTTGCAGTCGCTCACAGTGAAAGATAAACAATCCTTCATTGATATGGAACCCGAGCTCCATACCCCGAATTATGATTTAGTGGCCCTTGATCTACGTGAAATTGACGATTCCGGCGATGAAGCCATTCTAGCTCACTTGAATGATGACCTTCCGACATTGGTGATCAGTGAGTGCGTTCTATGTTACTTGACACCTGAGGATAATGAAAAAATAGTTGGTTTTTGGCGAAAAAAACTTACAAATGTGGCAATTTTGATGTATGAGCCCATGGGGCTTGGTGATACGTTTGGACTGACAATGGAGCAGAATCTAATTAATCGAGGTATTGATCTCTACACTTTTCAAAAGTATCCCGATCTTAGATCCAGAgaatccttcttcaaaaatgtgTTGCATTTCCAGGTCGTCAAAGCGACTGATTTGGCGGAGATTGGTGGCTACACCTCCAATGATCTTTCTTGGTTGCTGAGTGATGAAGTTACTCGAGTTAACAGGATCGAAATGATTGACGAAGTCGAGGagatttctcttcttcttcgacattACTGTCTCATTTATGCGCAAAGTGGCGACATTGCAGCGCAAATTCTGAGTCTTAAATGGCTTTTTTGA
- the MNN24 gene encoding Mnn24p, producing MFSLPAKWTRILVALCILLTLANFLSNAYTRKGASKFDTSLVSKPAQGGPEGETSQSGDQAQHKSPESPVDSEGDSAPINKARPPTLEMQLRKYYDDRENGILIVSSEPADPDLPEYETHDIKSLIKQNKNKKKFDVAEIKGYDYSKMNEQVQLSQSNHGMSDTLKFIRFQNRFMTFIEDVWRMIEEARPSVSGINNDAHYSQSKSTNKYKNDNGRVPVYGGHWRESYLLEPIRTKEYLSSFFRITTQEKNALKKSHLDFLLRMPKTFPKDLLDAGQKFGFMEGDGIVYLGGGKYNQLVLLSISLLRQTGCKLPIEVIMPKREDFDIDLCNRILPSFNGRCKIMSDFLPERLASGVKGFQLKSLALLVSSFKNILYLDADNLPVRNPDYLFVNEPFTLKHMILWPDLWRRSTSPSFYEIADIEIDPDWQLRNSYFKGDNRGTKKGELSLHDTKGTIPEASSETGQFMINKEKHFKTLMLSLYYNYYGFDYYYPLLSQGAAGEGDKDTFVAAAHKLSLPYYQVVEFNREFGPLKPNKKHEYFGMGQYDPIVDYYNDKFGLTNEVNMNNLASDNEDPEKSNYDFHYYKSSTLMFLHANWPKFYIEEMFGDSNSNGRGPMDKSGNRRRLYTDYLKKETHGYDFEIDVMKHVETWFCKSKINLHGLPASDSSKRSKVCDNIRDQLKYLKG from the coding sequence ATGTTCTCCTTGCCGGCGAAGTGGACTAGAATCCTTGTTGCGTTATGCATCTTGCTAACGTTGGCGAACTTTCTAAGTAACGCCTACACACGTAAGGGAGCATCCAAGTTCGACACTTCCCTCGTTTCCAAACCTGCCCAAGGCGGACCGGAGGGAGAGACTAGTCAGAGCGGTGACCAGGCTCAACATAAGCTGCCTGAAAGCCCCGTTGATTCGGAAGGGGACTCTGCTCCTATCAACAAGGCTCGTCCTCCAACTCTTGAAATGCAGCTTCGTAAGTACTACGACGACCGCGAGAATGGGATTCTTATAGTGCTGCTGGAGCCAGCCGACCCCGATTTACCAGAGTACGAGACACACGACATCAAACTGCTCATCAAGCAAAAtaaaaacaagaagaagttcgaCGTTGCAGAAATCAAAGGGTACGATTACTCAAAAATGAACGAGCAGGTTCAGCTTTCCCAGAGTAATCATGGAATGCTGGACACATTGAAGTTTATCAGGTTTCAGAACCGGTTTATGACTTTCATTGAGGATGTTTGGCGCATGATTGAAGAAGCTAGACCTTCAGTCAGTGGTATCAACAATGACGCCCATTACTCTCAGTCAAAATCCACTAACAAGTACAAGAATGACAACGGCAGGGTTCCGGTGTACGGCGGACACTGGAGAGAGTCATATCTTTTGGAGCCCATCCGCACCAAAGAGTACCTACTGAGCTTTTTCAGAATAACAACTCAGGAGAAAAATGCTCTCAAAAAATCTCACCTTGATTTCTTATTAAGAATGCCAAAGACTTTCCCTAAAGACTTACTTGACGCGGGACAAAAATTCGGCTTCATGGAGGGAGATGGTATAGTTTACTTGGGAGGCGGCAAGTATAATCAACTTGTACTTCtatcaatttctttgttgagacAGACCGGCTGTAAGTTGCCTATAGAGGTCATTATGCCCAAGAGGGAAGACTTTGATATTGATCTTTGCAATAGAATCCTTCCTTCATTTAATGGAAGATGCAAGATTATGTCCGATTTTCTTCCTGAAAGACTTGCGCTGGGAGTAAAGGGTTTCCAGTTAAAGAGTTTAGCACTCTTGGTCTCTTCGTTTAAGAACATCTTATATTTGGATGCAGACAACTTACCTGTGAGAAATCCAGACTAtcttttcgtcaatgagCCCTTCACTTTGAAGCATATGATTTTATGGCCTGATTTATGGCGTCGCTCGACCTCACCTAGCTTCTATGAAATTGCGGATATTGAGATTGATCCAGACTGGCAATTGAGAAACAGTTACTTCAAAGGTGATAATAGAGGAACGAAAAAGGGAGAATTGTCATTGCATGATACGAAAGGGACTATACCAGAAGCATCCAGCGAAACTGGTCAGTTTATGATCAATAAGGAAAAACATTTCAAAACCTTGATGTTATCCTTGTATTACAATTACTACGGATTTGATTATTACTATCCCCTCTTGAGTCAGGGTGCTGCAGGCGAGGGCGATAAAGATACTTTTGTCGCCGCTGCGCATAAGTTGTCTCTTCCGTACTACCAAGTTGTGGAGTTTAATCGCGAGTTTGGACCGTTGAAACCAAACAAGAAGCATGAGTATTTTGGTATGGGTCAATACGATCCAATTGTCGACTATTACAATGATAAGTTTGGTCTTACGAACGAGGTTAACATGAACAATCTTGCTCTGGACAACGAAGATCCTGAAAAGCTGAATTACGACTTCCATTACTACAAATCCTCAACATTGATGTTTCTTCACGCTAACTGGCCAAAATTCTATATTGAGGAGATGTTCGGGGACCTGAACTCAAATGGCAGAGGTCCGATGGATAAGAGCGgcaacagaagaagactttACACTGActatttgaagaaggagactCATGGTTATGATTTTGAGATAGATGTCATGAAACACGTTGAGACTTGGTTCTGCAAGTCCAAGATCAACCTTCACGGCTTACCAGCATCTGACAGCTCGAAACGGAGCAAAGTTTGTGACAACATCAGGGATCAACTCAAGTATCTTAAAGGTTAA
- a CDS encoding proteasome regulatory particle lid subunit RPN9 — protein sequence MSAMAVDNDVSTILAQLRSELESSDLIQIIYQLEDFYERKLWNQLTLALEELYQNPESSIGTLRQQIFSSFLSQFQNKLNQIKLVDFLLRSFDDDQVCYDKLIELKSSMVAELTKKHGTRKPDNLDELINNEEAVIYVNLQIARYALILNDSVSADEILESVGDKFESTLQNEFSAKINAAFYLTKCQYYKIHENYNLFYTNGLLYLSSLDSPLPLDQQIKFCYDLCIAALLGNKIYNFGELILHDILKVISDQSSEYFWLYNLITNLNAGNLAKFNEWLQVSMSKSPFLAHHKTFLHQKIVIMSLLEKISTEQATNKRLSFKSISDVTGTPIDEVELLIIKCFSLNLIKGYINQIQQVLVVTWLQPRILNLDQVKTLYNHLVEWDSRVENLAKDVHARGGTLWAGK from the coding sequence ATGTCAGCAATGGCTGTGGATAATGACGTGTCAACTATCTTGGCACAGTTAAGACTGGAGCTTGAGTCTTCTGATCTTATTCAGATCATTTACCAGTTGGAGGATTTCTATGAGAGAAAGTTGTGGAATCAATTGACTTTGGCTCTCGAGGAGCTCTATCAGAACCCTGAAAGTCTGATAGGGACATTAAGGCAGCAGATCTTCAGCCTGTTCTTGTCCCAATTCCAGAACAAACTCAACCAAATCAAActtgttgatttcttgTTGCGTTCGTTTGACGACGACCAGGTTTGCTATGACAAATTGATCGAATTAAAGTCTTCCATGGTGGCTGAGTTGACAAAGAAGCACGGTACAAGAAAACCTGACAATTTagatgagctcatcaacaatgaGGAAGCTGTGATATACGTCAACTTGCAGATCGCCAGGTATgcattgattttgaacGACTCAGTTCTGGCTGACGAGATATTAGAGTCTGTTGGGGATAAGTTCGAAAGCACCTTACAAAATGAGTTCAGTGCGAAGATAAATGCAGCGTTTTACTTGACAAAGTGCCAATACTACAAGATTCATGAAAACTACAATTTGTTTTACACAAACGGTTTACTATACCTCTCTTCATTGGACTCGCCGCTTCCATTGGACCAGCAAATAAAGTTCTGTTACGACCTCTGTATAGCTGCGTTGCTTGGCAACAAGATTTACAATTTCGGTGAGTTGATCTTACACGACATACTAAAGGTGATCAGTGACCAAAGCAGTGAATATTTCTGGTTGTATAACTTGATTACCAACCTCAATGCCGGaaacttggccaaatttAATGAGTGGCTTCAGGTCTCAATGTCTAAGAGTCCATTTCTTGCCCACCATAAGACATTCTTGCATCAGAAGATTGTTATAATGtctttgttggagaaaatcTCCACTGAGCAGGCAACCAACAAAAGATTACTGTTTAAATCTATCAGTGATGTCACTGGAACCCCAATAGACGAGGTCGAATTGCTTATCATCAAGTGTTTTTCGCTTAACTTGATCAAGGGCTACATTAATCAAATACAACAGGTTTTGGTTGTCACCTGGTTGCAACCTAGGATTTTGAACTTGGATCAGGTCAAAACTCTCTACAATCACTTAGTTGAGTGGGATTCAAGGGTAGAAAACTTAGCTAAAGATGTTCATGCTCGTGGCGGAACTCTATGGGCAGGTAAATAA